A single window of Oerskovia paurometabola DNA harbors:
- a CDS encoding SulP family inorganic anion transporter — protein MTEPARSRSFPGLFPTLRGYHLAWLRTDVLAGLTAGAVVVPQAMAYATIADLPVQYGLYTCMLPMVVYAALGGSRALSMSTTSTIATLVATSLVGLSTVSGGGDSEVRIRALATLTVLVGAILLAARLLRLGSLVENISHATLTGIKASVGLTVAVGQVPKLLGADETLHGHGFLPEVRAAAHALSDVNGTTVLLSLVSLAALVGIGRAWPRLPAPLLVVVGGILASAFGGITERGVSLVSPIPAGLPAVVVPRLGDVPHLLPAAAAIAIMAFLESVAVAREVRNRKEARVDPDQELLAVGAASLVGGFTAVIPAAGGFSQSAVAQRAGARSQLVSVVTALLAVLVALFLAPVLDHMPEATLGAVVLVATLGLVDVREFRALTRFDVSELWIAVATTLVGLVSGLLAGVAAGVLLTLFIVLRDLDRPQVEVLTRGPGGWHVTTEADPSVPAGPTAPTGSPATGDPLVLRLRSMLYTANVRPTLERVLALVQAASARTVVLDASAMDWVSSTVVDELEGLDDELAAHDCRLVLAEVDPALVGRLRSSDWFRETEAQGRVVRTVEDAVAPPAAPGSPPVPPGSSAGA, from the coding sequence ATGACGGAGCCCGCACGGTCGCGCTCGTTCCCCGGCCTCTTCCCCACGCTGCGCGGCTACCACCTCGCCTGGCTGCGCACCGACGTCCTGGCCGGCCTGACCGCCGGGGCCGTGGTCGTGCCCCAGGCCATGGCCTACGCGACGATCGCGGACCTCCCCGTCCAGTACGGCCTCTACACGTGCATGCTGCCGATGGTCGTCTACGCCGCGCTCGGCGGGTCCCGCGCCCTGAGCATGTCGACGACCTCGACCATCGCGACCCTCGTGGCGACGTCGCTCGTCGGACTCTCGACGGTCAGCGGGGGCGGCGACTCCGAGGTGCGGATCCGCGCCCTGGCCACCCTGACCGTGCTGGTCGGGGCGATCCTGCTCGCCGCGCGCCTGCTGCGGCTCGGGTCCCTCGTCGAGAACATCAGCCATGCGACGCTCACGGGCATCAAGGCGAGCGTCGGCCTGACCGTCGCCGTGGGGCAGGTCCCCAAGCTGCTCGGCGCCGACGAGACGCTCCACGGGCACGGCTTCCTGCCCGAGGTCCGCGCGGCGGCCCACGCGCTCTCGGACGTCAACGGCACGACCGTGCTCCTCTCGCTCGTCTCGCTCGCCGCGCTCGTGGGCATCGGCCGGGCCTGGCCCCGCCTGCCCGCTCCCCTCCTGGTGGTGGTCGGCGGGATCCTCGCCTCGGCGTTCGGCGGCATCACCGAACGCGGCGTGTCCCTCGTCTCGCCCATCCCCGCCGGGCTGCCCGCGGTCGTCGTGCCCCGCCTCGGCGACGTTCCCCATCTGCTGCCCGCCGCCGCGGCCATCGCGATCATGGCGTTCCTCGAGTCGGTGGCCGTCGCGCGCGAGGTCCGCAACCGCAAGGAGGCACGGGTCGACCCCGACCAGGAGCTCCTCGCGGTCGGGGCCGCGAGCCTCGTGGGCGGGTTCACGGCGGTCATCCCCGCAGCCGGCGGGTTCAGCCAGTCGGCCGTCGCCCAACGCGCCGGGGCGCGCAGCCAGCTCGTGAGCGTCGTGACCGCGCTGCTCGCGGTCCTCGTGGCGCTGTTCCTCGCTCCCGTCCTGGACCACATGCCGGAGGCGACCCTCGGCGCCGTCGTGCTCGTGGCCACGCTCGGCCTCGTCGACGTCCGCGAGTTCCGCGCCCTGACCCGGTTCGACGTCTCCGAGCTGTGGATCGCCGTCGCGACCACGCTCGTCGGACTCGTCTCGGGCCTGCTGGCCGGCGTCGCCGCCGGGGTGCTCCTGACCCTGTTCATCGTGCTGCGCGACCTCGACCGCCCCCAGGTCGAGGTGCTGACGCGCGGTCCGGGCGGCTGGCACGTGACGACCGAGGCCGACCCCTCGGTGCCGGCCGGGCCCACGGCACCGACCGGCAGCCCGGCGACCGGCGACCCCCTCGTGCTGCGCCTGCGGTCGATGCTCTACACGGCCAACGTCCGCCCGACCCTCGAGCGCGTCCTCGCGCTCGTCCAGGCCGCGAGCGCCCGGACCGTCGTCCTCGACGCGAGCGCGATGGACTGGGTGTCCTCGACCGTCGTCGACGAGCTCGAGGGGCTCGACGACGAGCTCGCCGCGCACGACTGCCGCCTGGTCCTCGCGGAGGTCGACCCGGCGCTCGTCGGGCGGCTGCGCAGCTCCGACTGGTTCCGGGAGACCGAGGCGCAGGGGCGTGTGGTGCGCACGGTCGAGGACGCGGTCGCGCCGCCGGCAGCCCCGGGCAGTCCGCCTGTTCCTCCCGGTTCGTCCGCCGGGGCGTGA
- a CDS encoding chorismate-binding protein has translation MRRGSRFEAPREADERPAPRPSDLHGDHETARAARTPSTARPTGLAVDAPAVTGAGFASFAGRHGAGVVECIDLAVDSARLAEGLWFVVADFEDPAHGGRARAWRFAHHGRTEADLPADATPSGGEGAWCGPAPDAWRSSLSREEYQAAVAAVRHAVHEGDVYQANICRVLAAPLPAGDREPDARALARILAAGNPAPYAGAIQVPAASGVDPVWVVTASPELFLRLEDGVLSSGPIKGTAPTVDGLREKDRTENVMITDLVRNDLQRVSAPGSVEVTDLLAVEAHPGLVHLVSRVQGCVTVDEDAPGGLWGQVLDATFPPASVSGAPKSSALRIIRELERGPRGPYCGAVGWVDGATGEAELAVGIRTFWWTGGELRFGTGAGITWGSDPVEEWEETELKAARLVALASGGSAATGEPAAD, from the coding sequence ATGAGGCGCGGGTCACGCTTCGAGGCCCCGCGCGAGGCGGACGAACGGCCCGCACCCCGGCCCTCTGACCTGCACGGGGACCACGAGACGGCCCGTGCGGCCCGTACTCCGAGCACAGCCCGGCCGACCGGCCTCGCCGTCGACGCACCTGCCGTCACCGGGGCCGGCTTCGCATCGTTCGCCGGCCGTCACGGCGCAGGCGTCGTCGAGTGCATCGACCTCGCTGTCGACTCCGCACGCCTGGCGGAGGGGCTCTGGTTCGTCGTCGCCGACTTCGAGGACCCCGCGCACGGCGGTCGGGCCCGCGCGTGGCGCTTCGCCCACCACGGGAGGACCGAGGCCGACCTGCCCGCGGACGCGACGCCGTCGGGCGGGGAGGGCGCCTGGTGCGGGCCTGCGCCCGACGCCTGGCGCAGCTCGCTGTCCCGCGAGGAGTACCAGGCCGCCGTGGCGGCCGTCCGCCACGCCGTGCACGAGGGGGACGTCTACCAGGCGAACATCTGCCGCGTCCTGGCCGCGCCCCTGCCCGCAGGGGACCGCGAGCCCGACGCCCGGGCGCTCGCCCGCATCCTCGCGGCCGGCAACCCCGCCCCGTACGCGGGCGCGATCCAGGTTCCCGCGGCGAGCGGCGTCGACCCCGTGTGGGTCGTGACGGCCTCGCCCGAGCTGTTCCTGCGGCTCGAGGACGGCGTGCTGTCGTCGGGGCCCATCAAGGGCACCGCGCCCACGGTCGACGGCCTGCGCGAGAAGGACCGCACCGAGAACGTCATGATCACCGACCTGGTGCGCAACGACCTGCAGCGCGTGAGCGCGCCGGGCTCGGTCGAGGTCACCGACCTCCTGGCCGTCGAGGCGCACCCGGGCCTCGTGCACCTGGTCTCGCGCGTACAGGGGTGCGTGACCGTGGACGAGGACGCTCCGGGCGGCCTGTGGGGGCAGGTGCTCGATGCGACGTTCCCGCCCGCGTCGGTGTCGGGGGCGCCCAAGTCGTCGGCGCTGCGGATCATCCGCGAGCTCGAACGCGGACCCCGCGGCCCGTACTGCGGGGCCGTCGGCTGGGTCGACGGCGCCACGGGAGAGGCCGAGCTCGCCGTCGGGATCCGGACCTTCTGGTGGACCGGCGGCGAGCTGCGGTTCGGGACCGGCGCGGGCATCACGTGGGGGAGCGACCCCGTGGAGGAGTGGGAGGAGACCGAGCTCAAGGCCGCGCGGCTCGTCGCGCTCGCGTCGGGCGGGTCTGCGGCGACGGGCGAGCCTGCGGCAGACTGA
- a CDS encoding DUF2277 domain-containing protein, translated as MCRNITALRGLEPPATDEEIQAAALQFVRKVAGVQTVSTSTRGPIDVAVAEIAATVTRLLADLPERRQPPSTVPPLRRAEVRARIAAREAAEAEHERAHALGLAHEH; from the coding sequence ATGTGTCGAAACATCACCGCCCTGCGCGGGCTCGAGCCTCCGGCGACCGACGAGGAGATCCAGGCTGCGGCCCTCCAGTTCGTCCGCAAGGTCGCCGGTGTCCAGACGGTCAGCACCTCGACCCGGGGCCCGATCGACGTCGCCGTCGCCGAGATCGCTGCGACCGTCACGAGGCTCCTCGCGGACCTGCCCGAACGTCGCCAGCCGCCGAGCACGGTGCCGCCGCTGCGTCGGGCCGAGGTGCGCGCGCGGATCGCCGCCCGCGAGGCCGCCGAGGCCGAGCACGAACGCGCGCACGCCCTGGGGCTGGCCCACGAGCACTGA
- a CDS encoding aminotransferase class IV — MSIVVWVDGSFVEPRERALSALDHGVTVGDGIFETCAVYGGQAFALTRHLRRLGRSAAGMGLPEPDEARVRDGVAQVLAAAGESAGRLRITVTGGFGPLGSGREDGAETIVIAAGPASPGPTSRAVRSPWVRNERSAVAGLKTTSYAENVVALADAVARGGDEAILANTVGELCEGTGANVLVEVGGELVTPPLSSGCLAGITRELLLEWAAEDGLPVREAALPFSVLDRVVATGPDGGASSGMGLALAGSVRNIQPVVSLDGAPVRAGELSLAARELFDRRRRERMDP; from the coding sequence ATGTCGATCGTCGTGTGGGTGGATGGGTCCTTCGTCGAGCCGCGGGAGCGCGCGCTGAGCGCGCTCGACCACGGGGTGACCGTGGGGGACGGGATCTTCGAGACGTGCGCCGTGTACGGCGGGCAGGCGTTCGCCCTGACACGTCACCTGCGGCGCCTGGGCCGGTCCGCGGCCGGCATGGGGCTGCCGGAGCCTGACGAGGCGCGCGTCCGCGACGGTGTCGCGCAGGTCCTCGCCGCGGCCGGGGAGAGCGCGGGGCGCCTGCGCATCACGGTCACGGGCGGGTTCGGGCCGCTGGGCTCGGGGCGCGAGGACGGCGCGGAGACGATCGTCATCGCCGCAGGCCCCGCGTCGCCCGGCCCGACGTCCCGCGCCGTCCGCTCGCCCTGGGTGCGCAACGAGCGCTCGGCCGTGGCCGGGCTCAAGACGACCTCGTACGCCGAGAACGTCGTCGCGCTCGCCGACGCCGTCGCACGCGGCGGCGACGAGGCCATCCTCGCCAACACGGTCGGCGAGCTGTGCGAGGGTACGGGTGCGAACGTCCTCGTCGAGGTCGGCGGCGAGCTCGTGACACCCCCGCTCTCGTCGGGCTGCCTGGCGGGCATCACGCGCGAGCTCCTCCTGGAGTGGGCCGCGGAGGACGGGCTGCCCGTCCGGGAGGCGGCGCTCCCGTTCTCGGTCCTCGACCGGGTCGTGGCCACGGGGCCCGACGGCGGAGCTTCCTCGGGCATGGGCCTCGCCCTCGCGGGGAGCGTGCGCAACATCCAGCCCGTGGTCTCGCTCGACGGCGCCCCCGTGCGCGCCGGGGAGCTGTCGCTCGCGGCGCGCGAGCTGTTCGACCGGCGTCGGCGGGAGCGCATGGACCCGTGA